A section of the Chryseobacterium scophthalmum genome encodes:
- a CDS encoding anion permease: protein MKEINIKAVAITFAVALIIWFIPAPEGVAENAWHLFAIFAATILGIILKAAPMGTMCMMAIGFTALTQVVAPGDAGKSITKALSGFGDKVIWLIGISFFIARGFIKTGLGNRIAFLFIRVFGKSSLGLAYGLGLADVCLAPAIPSNTARGGGIIYPIMKSMAISFDSVPDKPETHRKLGSYLTLNSYYMNLIASSMFLTGTASNPMCQKFAANLGINITWMSWAAAGFLPGLVAFFVVPLVLYKLYPPELKKTGDAPKMAAQKLKEMGPISKNEWLMLFAFFILLALWIFGGSLSIDATTTAFIGLTLLLLTSVLTWEDVKSEKGAWDTIVWFAVLVMMASSLNELGFIGWFSDLIKMKIGDMTWTLAFPVIILVYFFSHYIFASATAHVAAMYAALLSVGVAVGIPPMLLAMMLGFMGSIYGVLTHYGHGPAPVFFGSGYVDLKSWWLRGLEIGVVLLIIYMGVGGLWMKILGYY, encoded by the coding sequence ATGAAAGAGATTAACATTAAAGCGGTCGCCATCACATTTGCGGTTGCGCTCATTATCTGGTTTATTCCAGCTCCGGAAGGTGTTGCTGAAAATGCGTGGCATCTGTTCGCTATTTTTGCAGCCACTATTTTAGGAATCATCCTTAAAGCGGCTCCAATGGGAACGATGTGTATGATGGCCATCGGATTTACTGCTTTGACGCAGGTTGTCGCTCCGGGAGATGCCGGAAAATCAATCACAAAAGCACTTTCAGGTTTTGGAGACAAAGTAATCTGGCTGATTGGGATTTCATTCTTTATCGCAAGAGGATTTATCAAAACAGGCTTGGGAAATAGAATTGCTTTTTTATTCATCAGAGTTTTCGGAAAAAGTTCTTTGGGTTTAGCGTACGGATTGGGTTTGGCAGACGTTTGTCTGGCTCCTGCAATTCCTAGTAATACGGCAAGAGGTGGCGGAATTATCTATCCTATCATGAAATCGATGGCGATAAGTTTTGATTCGGTTCCCGATAAACCCGAAACGCACAGAAAATTAGGTTCTTATTTGACGTTGAATAGTTATTATATGAATCTAATTGCTTCTTCTATGTTTTTAACGGGAACTGCGAGTAATCCGATGTGTCAGAAATTTGCAGCCAATTTAGGAATCAACATTACTTGGATGTCTTGGGCTGCAGCAGGTTTCCTTCCGGGATTAGTAGCCTTCTTTGTAGTTCCTTTGGTCTTATATAAATTATATCCGCCTGAATTAAAGAAAACAGGTGATGCTCCGAAAATGGCAGCTCAAAAATTAAAAGAAATGGGTCCGATTTCTAAAAACGAATGGTTAATGCTTTTTGCGTTCTTCATTTTATTAGCTCTTTGGATTTTTGGCGGCTCGCTTTCTATTGATGCAACCACAACGGCTTTCATAGGATTAACGCTACTTTTATTAACCTCAGTTTTAACTTGGGAAGATGTAAAATCTGAAAAAGGAGCTTGGGATACAATTGTTTGGTTTGCAGTTTTAGTCATGATGGCAAGTTCACTTAATGAATTAGGATTTATCGGCTGGTTTAGTGATTTAATTAAAATGAAAATCGGCGATATGACTTGGACGCTTGCGTTTCCGGTGATTATTCTCGTTTATTTCTTCAGCCATTATATTTTTGCGAGTGCAACCGCTCACGTTGCTGCAATGTACGCCGCTTTATTAAGTGTTGGTGTTGCAGTGGGAATTCCTCCGATGTTGTTGGCGATGATGCTTGGTTTTATGGGCTCAATTTATGGGGTGTTAACGCATTACGGTCACGGTCCGGCTCCTGTATTTTTCGGAAGCGGATATGTTGATTTAAAATCTTGGTGGCTTAGAGGGTTAGAAATCGGAGTTGTTCTGTTGATTATCTACATGGGAGTTGGCGGACTTTGGATGAAAATATTAGGATATTATTAA
- a CDS encoding succinate dehydrogenase cytochrome b subunit, whose product MLSTLSRKMLMCLTGLFLSFFLLIHFLGNLQLFLPQEQAHLQFNAYSHFLSGNIIIKMVSYVLYASIILHAVDGLIITLKNKKSGGNYQADRRGRASKWASRNMGILGTLLLIFLVIHFQNFWYVYKFGNPPLDENGNKDLYILVVTVFKEWWYVIIYVLSMIALCYHLIHGIYSAVRTLGLYHPKFVKWFKTIGIAYSVIISIGFALMPVYVFFTAN is encoded by the coding sequence ATGCTGTCTACATTATCAAGAAAAATGCTGATGTGTCTTACAGGGCTTTTCCTGAGCTTCTTTCTGTTGATTCACTTCTTGGGAAATCTTCAGCTGTTTTTACCACAGGAACAGGCGCATCTTCAGTTTAATGCCTATTCACATTTTCTTTCGGGAAATATTATCATCAAAATGGTTTCCTATGTTTTGTATGCAAGTATTATCCTTCATGCTGTGGATGGATTAATCATTACGTTAAAAAATAAAAAATCTGGCGGAAATTATCAAGCCGACAGACGAGGAAGAGCTAGTAAATGGGCATCCCGAAATATGGGAATTCTGGGAACGTTATTATTAATTTTCCTGGTTATTCACTTTCAAAATTTCTGGTATGTTTACAAATTCGGGAATCCTCCTTTGGATGAAAATGGAAATAAAGACCTTTACATTTTGGTCGTAACTGTTTTTAAAGAATGGTGGTACGTTATCATTTATGTTTTATCGATGATTGCGTTGTGCTATCATTTAATTCATGGAATTTACAGCGCAGTCAGAACTTTAGGGTTGTACCATCCGAAGTTTGTAAAATGGTTTAAAACCATCGGAATTGCTTATTCGGTCATCATCAGTATTGGGTTTGCCTTGATGCCAGTTTATGTATTCTTCACCGCCAATTAA
- a CDS encoding ABC transporter permease produces MKTISQIMIREWKRIFSIPNFYVILLVIPPIIFLFYGFIYQKQFAKELPMAVWDEDQSSVSRTLIDMMEHNEYIHFTQTVYSNAEIEKLMREGKIFGAVHFPKDLESDAKKNHQSNITLYTNGAYLVPAKMIYKGAAGVIIKGGLAVVLQKAEKQGMPAEKANTLVQPIKLNTTTLYNPDFNYQMYLTPGLITVGLQMALIVAAVLILNLEFKRNTIDELLQISTSSSQIVIGKMLAHLCISWILFVLVAYVVFPVYELGKPETDFNFFLIYTLMSLACIGIGMMLSAISNNLLFVTDVALFFTSPAFVFSGFTFPRWAMPWYDQFYADIMPYTHFLDGFIKLYFMELPLSYATPEIVKLLVFIGVTFPLSVVFFQKKINQYLKENQA; encoded by the coding sequence TTGAAAACCATCAGCCAAATCATGATCCGGGAATGGAAACGAATTTTTTCGATTCCTAATTTCTACGTGATCCTGTTAGTCATTCCGCCGATAATTTTTCTTTTTTACGGATTTATTTATCAGAAACAATTTGCAAAAGAGCTTCCAATGGCGGTTTGGGATGAAGATCAATCTTCTGTTTCGCGAACATTGATCGATATGATGGAACATAATGAGTATATTCACTTTACTCAAACGGTTTACAGCAATGCAGAAATTGAGAAATTAATGCGTGAAGGAAAGATCTTCGGAGCGGTACATTTCCCAAAAGATCTGGAGTCTGATGCTAAGAAAAATCATCAATCGAATATTACACTTTATACCAACGGTGCTTATCTGGTTCCTGCAAAAATGATCTACAAAGGTGCTGCTGGAGTAATCATTAAAGGAGGTCTTGCGGTTGTTCTTCAAAAAGCCGAAAAACAAGGAATGCCTGCTGAAAAAGCAAACACTTTGGTACAACCTATTAAACTCAATACAACAACATTATATAATCCAGATTTTAATTATCAGATGTATCTTACACCAGGATTGATAACGGTTGGTCTTCAAATGGCGCTGATTGTTGCAGCAGTTTTAATTTTAAATCTTGAGTTTAAAAGAAACACCATTGATGAACTTTTACAGATTTCGACATCATCTTCGCAGATTGTGATTGGAAAAATGCTCGCTCATCTTTGTATTTCGTGGATTCTTTTTGTGTTGGTTGCTTACGTTGTTTTTCCTGTTTATGAATTGGGAAAACCCGAAACTGATTTTAATTTTTTCCTGATTTATACATTGATGTCTTTGGCGTGTATCGGAATCGGAATGATGCTTTCTGCAATCTCTAATAATCTGCTTTTTGTAACGGATGTTGCTTTATTTTTTACTTCGCCTGCATTTGTTTTTAGCGGTTTTACATTTCCGAGATGGGCTATGCCTTGGTACGACCAGTTTTATGCTGACATCATGCCTTATACTCACTTTTTAGACGGATTTATTAAGCTTTATTTTATGGAGCTTCCATTGTCTTATGCTACTCCTGAAATTGTAAAATTGCTGGTTTTTATTGGAGTGACGTTTCCGTTGAGCGTTGTGTTTTTTCAGAAAAAGATCAATCAATATCTTAAAGAAAATCAGGCATGA
- a CDS encoding HlyD family secretion protein has protein sequence MKNFIKNYWAVFIPIIVLVIALVYLFQNKSPEKNKESVIGMVDAEFVDVSASLPGRVIELLVKEGDEVKEGQVVAQMKTSEIETIQAQVSEAVTVAQNQLDKINRGVEPEVLKSAENLQQIAKQQMDLMNKTYTRFQNLYSEGVISGQERDVIYFKYKAAQKELETANLNVQLLQRGNNQELKNSAQSILNQAKGADQLAQEIKDNASIKAPASGKISTMISNKGEMVNAGYPMMTIQKDNSFFVKFNLRQNQMTKIDKGSTVKMRIPGCLPEEIKGTVVELAPALGYADWVPEKQNGEFELRTFQIKVKPENINSIKGLRSGMTAQLVFD, from the coding sequence ATGAAAAACTTTATAAAAAATTACTGGGCGGTTTTCATTCCAATTATTGTATTGGTTATTGCTCTGGTTTACCTTTTTCAAAATAAATCTCCAGAAAAGAATAAAGAGAGCGTAATAGGAATGGTAGATGCCGAATTTGTAGATGTTTCTGCTTCGTTGCCCGGAAGAGTGATTGAATTATTGGTGAAAGAAGGAGACGAGGTAAAAGAAGGACAGGTTGTAGCTCAAATGAAAACTTCTGAAATCGAGACGATTCAGGCGCAGGTTTCTGAAGCGGTGACGGTGGCCCAGAATCAATTAGATAAAATCAATCGTGGAGTAGAACCTGAAGTTTTAAAATCTGCTGAAAACCTTCAACAGATCGCAAAACAACAGATGGATCTAATGAATAAAACCTACACCCGTTTTCAGAATCTTTATTCAGAAGGGGTAATTTCAGGACAGGAAAGAGACGTCATTTATTTTAAATATAAAGCGGCACAAAAAGAACTGGAAACAGCAAACCTGAATGTTCAGCTTCTACAACGCGGAAATAATCAGGAGCTTAAAAATTCAGCTCAGTCAATTTTAAATCAGGCGAAAGGTGCCGATCAGCTTGCTCAGGAAATAAAAGATAATGCTTCTATAAAAGCGCCTGCTTCAGGGAAAATTTCTACAATGATCTCTAATAAAGGCGAAATGGTAAATGCGGGTTATCCGATGATGACAATTCAGAAAGACAATTCTTTTTTTGTGAAATTTAATCTCCGTCAAAATCAAATGACCAAAATTGACAAAGGAAGTACGGTAAAGATGAGAATTCCGGGCTGTTTGCCTGAAGAAATAAAAGGAACTGTTGTAGAACTAGCTCCAGCTTTAGGATATGCAGATTGGGTTCCCGAAAAGCAGAATGGTGAATTTGAACTGAGAACATTCCAGATCAAGGTAAAACCTGAAAATATTAACTCTATAAAAGGACTTCGCTCAGGAATGACTGCACAGCTTGTTTTTGATTAA
- a CDS encoding succinate dehydrogenase/fumarate reductase iron-sulfur subunit: protein MDLHLKIWRQKDNKSEGKLVNYDLKELNPHMSFLEMLDTLNEKLIVEGDEPVEFDHDCREGICGQCGMMINGLAHGPLKNTTTCQLHLRSFKDGETVLIEPFRAEAFPVKKDLKVDRSAFDRIISSGGFVSINTGQAPDATAIAVTHQTAEEAFDSAACIGCGSCVATCKNASAALFTSAKITHMVLLPQGKEERSNRVLNMVKQMDAEHFGHCSNTEACEVECPQGISVLNIARMNYEYSRALFFRKK, encoded by the coding sequence ATGGATTTACACCTTAAAATATGGAGACAGAAAGATAATAAGAGCGAAGGAAAACTGGTAAATTATGATTTAAAAGAGCTGAATCCGCATATGTCTTTCCTTGAAATGTTGGACACTTTAAATGAAAAGCTAATCGTTGAAGGTGATGAACCCGTAGAATTTGACCATGATTGTCGTGAAGGAATCTGCGGACAGTGCGGAATGATGATTAATGGTTTAGCTCACGGACCTTTAAAAAACACAACAACCTGCCAGCTTCACTTACGTTCTTTTAAAGATGGAGAAACGGTTTTAATAGAACCTTTCCGAGCTGAAGCTTTTCCCGTAAAAAAAGATTTAAAAGTTGACCGTTCTGCCTTCGACAGAATTATTTCTTCCGGTGGATTTGTTTCTATTAACACTGGTCAAGCTCCTGATGCAACTGCAATTGCTGTTACGCATCAAACCGCCGAAGAAGCTTTTGATTCTGCTGCCTGTATTGGTTGTGGATCCTGTGTCGCAACCTGTAAAAATGCAAGTGCAGCTTTATTTACTTCAGCAAAAATTACGCATATGGTATTGCTCCCACAAGGAAAAGAAGAACGAAGCAATCGTGTGTTAAATATGGTAAAACAAATGGATGCTGAACATTTCGGTCACTGCTCTAACACCGAAGCTTGTGAAGTAGAATGTCCGCAAGGAATTTCTGTTTTAAATATTGCCAGAATGAATTATGAATACAGTCGGGCTTTATTTTTTAGAAAGAAATAA
- a CDS encoding DUF3817 domain-containing protein yields the protein MINLYRKTAIIEGISYLILLFIAMPIKYILDIAEPVKYFGWIHGVLFLIYMVILIAASLKYRWSIKRIIIYLVGSVLPFVPFILDKNLKKEYPNS from the coding sequence ATGATCAATCTATACCGTAAAACTGCAATCATCGAAGGTATCTCCTATTTAATTTTACTTTTTATTGCAATGCCCATTAAATATATACTTGATATTGCTGAGCCTGTAAAATATTTTGGCTGGATTCACGGGGTTTTATTTCTTATTTACATGGTCATTCTCATTGCTGCTTCTCTGAAATACAGATGGAGCATTAAAAGAATTATCATATATCTTGTAGGATCTGTGCTACCTTTTGTTCCTTTTATTTTGGATAAAAATTTGAAAAAAGAATATCCCAATAGTTAG
- a CDS encoding TolC family protein: MRFRKILLTSFLVISSQTFCQQLTLKQCIEKGKQNNVIIKLAEQSLETREKLLQSNKNNSLPKVDFLGGYNYIGEPLKVNLQQVKDGIVEGSANQSVYSANAAYQQITGNQLSQQVQDVIYQTSKDIISAVYPNYNPAITKQSYFLAGILVRQPIYLGGKLNATKELSKQQVESGKANLESSQDLTAYNISLNYIQVMYLNSMIKKQEKIVESLENNEKYAQSLLKAEIIPPYLKNWSNITKLQGETNLKNLKLEKENALLTLKDLMGISLDESLEINEELNEDIDVPNFSSSENNADLKLLLSKKKEAETTHNITKSLSRPNIFAIGNYQFFRNDLPLITPPWLVGIEMQWTLFDPERKSRNLASQSLIKEADLLINQKQKSVNLATKISENKLISFKEQNETFDAARKQTYTTTEMVRKRMENSLSSVKDVNDALQLQYEAEKLYYTSLVAYQTVIATYFYITGNVENITNYIP, encoded by the coding sequence ATGAGATTCAGGAAAATTCTGCTTACTTCTTTTCTGGTGATTTCCTCGCAAACATTTTGTCAGCAACTGACACTGAAACAATGTATAGAAAAAGGAAAACAAAATAATGTCATTATAAAACTGGCAGAGCAATCTCTGGAAACCCGAGAAAAACTTCTGCAATCCAACAAAAACAACAGTCTTCCGAAAGTAGATTTTCTTGGCGGCTACAATTATATCGGTGAACCTTTAAAAGTTAATTTGCAACAGGTAAAAGACGGAATTGTGGAAGGTTCGGCAAATCAAAGTGTTTATTCTGCCAATGCGGCGTATCAACAGATTACGGGAAATCAGCTTTCACAACAGGTTCAGGATGTGATTTACCAGACTTCTAAAGATATTATCAGTGCAGTTTATCCCAACTATAATCCTGCAATTACAAAGCAAAGTTATTTTTTAGCAGGAATTTTAGTGCGTCAACCTATTTATTTAGGTGGAAAATTAAATGCAACAAAAGAGCTTTCAAAACAGCAGGTAGAAAGCGGAAAAGCAAATCTGGAGTCTTCTCAGGATCTTACAGCTTATAATATTTCTTTAAATTACATTCAGGTGATGTATCTGAATTCGATGATCAAAAAACAAGAGAAGATTGTAGAATCTCTTGAAAACAATGAAAAATATGCGCAAAGCCTTCTGAAAGCCGAGATTATTCCTCCTTATCTAAAGAACTGGTCAAATATTACAAAACTTCAGGGCGAAACCAATCTTAAAAATCTTAAACTTGAAAAAGAAAATGCGCTGTTAACGTTGAAAGACTTGATGGGAATTTCTCTTGATGAATCGTTGGAAATTAATGAAGAACTGAATGAAGACATTGACGTACCTAATTTTTCTTCGTCCGAAAATAATGCAGATTTAAAATTATTATTAAGCAAAAAGAAAGAAGCTGAAACTACTCACAATATTACAAAATCGCTTTCAAGACCTAATATTTTTGCCATTGGAAATTATCAGTTTTTCAGAAACGATTTACCGCTAATTACTCCGCCTTGGTTGGTTGGGATAGAAATGCAATGGACGCTTTTTGATCCTGAAAGAAAATCCAGAAATCTGGCTTCGCAATCTTTAATAAAAGAAGCCGATCTTTTGATCAATCAAAAGCAAAAATCAGTGAATTTGGCGACCAAAATTTCTGAAAATAAATTAATAAGCTTTAAAGAGCAGAACGAAACATTCGATGCTGCAAGAAAACAGACGTATACTACGACTGAAATGGTAAGGAAAAGAATGGAAAACAGTTTGTCTTCTGTAAAAGATGTGAACGATGCTTTGCAGCTTCAGTACGAAGCCGAAAAACTATATTATACGTCTTTAGTTGCCTATCAAACGGTGATTGCGACTTATTTTTACATTACCGGAAACGTCGAAAATATTACCAATTACATTCCCTAA
- a CDS encoding ABC transporter permease, which translates to MKEVLEILKREIRNVSKDSSLFLILLLAPILYAFMYGSIYLNKGEEKVRLALIDNDGTAISRTLTQQLNSTPMIEIVPSSNISEAQEMMFQGEVQGYFYIQSGFEKNIFSLKQTNVNLVLNASRFLPSSDLLSTATKVCLTVGAGVRKTYFNKQGMGEDEAMKMTNPINMDYRPLYNSSVTYGAFLLPGLLAIILQQTLLIGVAAAFTSEREEKKLLNLYQISKLSISKMVFGKSMLYFVVFMIFGFFFSVVNFSVFDVEVRGNYFDLAVVSALFIATIIVFGMLIGSFFKTKLFAFQVLVFSSYPIFLITGYSMPYQALPRFVQILSDMLPTSPFLKTYISIVQAGGSLSDNLSSVIHLVVLWIVFELLLILRIKYLVKI; encoded by the coding sequence ATGAAAGAGGTTTTAGAAATACTGAAAAGAGAAATTAGAAACGTTTCAAAAGATTCGAGTCTCTTTCTGATTTTGCTTTTAGCACCGATTCTTTATGCTTTTATGTATGGAAGTATTTACCTGAATAAAGGAGAAGAAAAAGTAAGATTGGCGTTGATTGATAACGATGGAACTGCGATTTCCAGAACATTAACACAACAATTAAACTCGACTCCGATGATAGAAATTGTACCAAGTTCAAATATTTCTGAAGCTCAGGAAATGATGTTTCAGGGAGAAGTTCAGGGCTATTTTTATATTCAGTCAGGTTTTGAAAAGAATATTTTTTCGCTGAAACAGACGAATGTGAATTTAGTTTTGAATGCTTCAAGATTTTTACCTTCAAGCGATTTACTGAGTACCGCTACAAAAGTTTGTCTTACCGTTGGAGCAGGCGTAAGAAAAACATATTTTAATAAACAAGGAATGGGAGAGGACGAAGCGATGAAAATGACCAATCCGATTAATATGGATTATCGCCCGTTGTACAATTCCAGTGTGACTTACGGTGCGTTTCTTTTGCCAGGGTTATTAGCGATTATTTTACAGCAAACCCTTTTGATTGGTGTTGCAGCAGCTTTTACATCAGAAAGAGAAGAGAAAAAATTATTAAATCTTTATCAAATTTCAAAGCTGAGCATTTCTAAAATGGTCTTTGGAAAAAGTATGCTTTATTTTGTTGTATTTATGATTTTCGGGTTCTTCTTTTCGGTAGTGAATTTTTCAGTTTTTGATGTTGAGGTCAGAGGAAATTACTTCGACCTTGCTGTTGTTTCTGCATTATTTATTGCAACGATCATTGTTTTTGGAATGCTGATTGGCAGTTTCTTTAAAACTAAACTTTTTGCATTTCAGGTTTTGGTATTTTCGTCTTATCCTATTTTTTTGATTACTGGATATTCTATGCCGTATCAAGCATTGCCAAGATTTGTTCAGATTTTGTCTGATATGCTGCCAACATCCCCGTTTCTCAAAACCTATATTTCGATTGTACAAGCAGGAGGTTCGCTTTCTGATAATCTAAGTTCCGTAATTCATTTGGTTGTTTTATGGATTGTTTTTGAGCTTCTTTTAATTCTTAGAATAAAATATTTAGTTAAAATATAA
- a CDS encoding fumarate reductase/succinate dehydrogenase flavoprotein subunit produces MILDSKIPEGSLEQKWDNYKKKAKLVNPANRKKLDVIVVGTGLAGSSIAASLGEMGYNVKSFCFQDSPRRAHSVAAQGGVNAAKNYKNDGDSVYRMFVDTLKGGDFRAREANVYRMAECSLNLIDQAVAQGVPFGREYGGYLNNRSFGGVQVSRTFYARGQTGQQLLLGAYQALMRQVGKKSVQLFSRHEMLDLVMIDGKARGIIVRNLDTGEIERHTAHAVVLATGGYGKIYYLSTLAMGCNGSAIWRAHKKGALMASPSWIQVHPTSLPQSGDYQSKLTLMSESLRNDGRIWVPLKENETRKGNDIPENERDYYLERRYPAFGNLAPRDISSRAAKERIDAGFGIGPLKNAVYLDFSKAIKEQGKEKIQEKYGNLFDMYLKITGYNAYEEPMMISPSAHFSMGGLWVDYELMTTIPGLFALGEANFADHGANRLGANSLLQASVDGYFIAPYTIANYLSNEIHTGKISTENIEFDKAENQVKQQIESFISINGTKTVDYFHKTLGKLLYDYCGLARNEDGLKYAIEEIRKLKQEFYKDVKVSGQSDTMNSELEKAGRVADYFEIGELMCYDALTRNESCGAHFREEYQTPDGEALRNDAEFQFISAWAWKGQNNEPELIKEPLIFEEIQPTVRSYK; encoded by the coding sequence ATGATTTTAGATTCAAAAATACCGGAAGGTTCTTTAGAGCAAAAATGGGATAATTATAAAAAGAAAGCCAAGCTCGTCAATCCAGCTAACAGAAAAAAGCTAGACGTTATCGTTGTTGGAACAGGTTTGGCAGGAAGTTCTATCGCTGCATCATTGGGCGAAATGGGTTATAATGTAAAATCGTTCTGTTTTCAGGACAGCCCAAGAAGAGCGCATTCTGTTGCGGCTCAAGGTGGTGTAAATGCTGCTAAAAATTATAAAAATGACGGCGACAGTGTTTACAGAATGTTCGTAGACACCTTAAAAGGTGGAGATTTCAGAGCCCGTGAAGCCAATGTTTACCGAATGGCAGAATGTTCTTTAAATCTTATCGACCAAGCCGTTGCGCAAGGCGTTCCGTTTGGAAGAGAATATGGTGGTTATTTGAATAACCGTTCTTTTGGAGGCGTTCAGGTAAGCCGAACTTTTTACGCAAGAGGACAAACCGGACAACAATTACTTCTGGGAGCTTATCAGGCTTTGATGCGACAGGTCGGTAAGAAAAGCGTTCAGTTATTTTCAAGACACGAAATGCTTGATTTAGTCATGATAGACGGAAAGGCAAGAGGAATTATTGTAAGAAATTTAGACACTGGAGAAATTGAAAGACACACTGCACATGCTGTTGTTTTAGCAACAGGCGGTTATGGTAAAATTTATTATTTGTCAACTTTGGCGATGGGTTGTAACGGTTCTGCAATTTGGCGGGCTCATAAAAAAGGAGCATTAATGGCTTCACCAAGCTGGATTCAGGTGCATCCTACTTCTTTGCCACAGTCCGGAGATTATCAGTCGAAATTAACTTTAATGTCTGAATCGTTAAGAAATGACGGCAGAATCTGGGTTCCTCTAAAAGAAAATGAAACCAGAAAAGGCAACGATATTCCCGAAAACGAAAGAGATTATTATCTGGAAAGACGTTATCCAGCTTTTGGAAATTTAGCACCAAGAGATATTTCATCAAGAGCTGCAAAAGAAAGAATTGATGCAGGTTTCGGAATCGGACCGTTGAAAAATGCCGTATATCTTGATTTTTCTAAAGCCATAAAAGAACAAGGAAAAGAAAAAATTCAAGAGAAATATGGAAATTTATTCGATATGTATCTTAAAATCACAGGTTACAATGCTTACGAAGAGCCGATGATGATTTCACCTTCCGCACACTTTTCGATGGGCGGACTTTGGGTAGATTATGAATTAATGACCACCATTCCGGGATTATTTGCGCTGGGTGAAGCTAATTTTGCGGATCACGGAGCCAATCGACTGGGTGCGAATTCTTTGCTTCAAGCTTCTGTAGATGGCTATTTTATTGCACCATACACGATTGCCAATTATTTATCCAATGAAATTCATACCGGAAAAATTTCAACCGAAAATATTGAATTTGATAAAGCAGAAAATCAAGTTAAACAACAAATTGAAAGTTTTATCAGCATTAATGGAACAAAAACAGTCGATTATTTCCATAAAACTTTAGGAAAACTACTGTATGATTATTGCGGTTTAGCGAGAAATGAAGACGGTTTAAAATACGCCATTGAAGAAATCCGAAAATTAAAACAAGAGTTTTATAAAGACGTAAAAGTTTCAGGACAAAGCGACACCATGAATAGCGAACTCGAAAAGGCAGGTCGTGTTGCTGATTATTTTGAAATTGGTGAACTAATGTGTTATGATGCATTAACCCGAAATGAATCTTGTGGTGCCCATTTTCGTGAAGAATACCAAACTCCGGATGGAGAAGCCTTGAGAAATGATGCTGAATTTCAATTCATCTCAGCTTGGGCTTGGAAAGGTCAAAATAACGAGCCTGAATTGATTAAAGAGCCTTTAATTTTCGAAGAAATACAACCGACTGTAAGAAGTTATAAATAA
- a CDS encoding helix-turn-helix domain-containing protein, with protein sequence MEKKLNFKLVEPDRSLADLVYCFSSLQNISHQLNAVIIPNGKVDLIFSKINDKTLTIALLGLETKPKYTTPEISNFFSVSFHPFAIEYIFKESIADILNSGKILQNDFWDFSPDDLNDFDSFCKKITQKISNLLPERTDERKRRLFQLIFKSNGEIPIKELSEKILWSPRQINRYFNQQFGLSLKAYCKILRFQASLDHIKNGELYPQLNFTDQSHFIKEIKQLSGVSPKELHKNENDRFLQFLVYRQK encoded by the coding sequence ATGGAAAAAAAGCTAAATTTTAAACTTGTCGAGCCAGATCGATCTTTAGCAGATCTTGTCTATTGCTTCTCTTCCTTGCAGAATATTTCGCACCAGCTTAATGCTGTAATTATTCCTAATGGGAAAGTTGATCTGATATTTTCAAAAATAAATGACAAAACGCTGACTATTGCACTATTGGGTTTAGAAACCAAACCAAAATACACGACTCCTGAAATTTCAAATTTCTTTTCCGTTAGCTTTCATCCTTTTGCGATTGAATATATTTTTAAAGAATCTATTGCTGACATTTTAAATTCAGGAAAGATACTGCAGAATGACTTTTGGGACTTTAGTCCTGATGATTTGAATGATTTTGATAGTTTCTGCAAAAAGATCACACAAAAAATTTCAAACTTATTACCTGAAAGAACAGACGAAAGAAAACGCAGATTATTTCAGTTGATTTTCAAGTCAAACGGCGAGATCCCAATTAAAGAACTATCTGAAAAAATATTGTGGAGTCCACGACAGATCAACCGTTATTTTAATCAGCAATTTGGGCTTTCTCTAAAAGCATATTGTAAGATCCTCCGATTTCAGGCGTCACTTGACCATATTAAAAATGGTGAACTCTATCCGCAACTTAATTTCACAGACCAATCGCATTTCATCAAAGAAATAAAACAACTCTCCGGTGTTTCACCAAAAGAACTACACAAAAACGAAAATGACCGATTTTTACAATTTTTAGTCTACAGGCAAAAGTAA